Proteins from one Methanomassiliicoccales archaeon genomic window:
- a CDS encoding shikimate dehydrogenase, protein MQNCVSIIETGLDDAIEASRKAVGLGADLIEVRFDNFAQLPQDFSGFKEFQIPKIATLRSAAQGGNYKGSDENKLRFLVRAYNGAFDFIDLEDDFPLLHRRDLDGIRIIVSSHIFDASPRLMTVVDRLVANGSKGDTPKVVYRAETLTDVASLVAAGKLYALAERKFALIGMGPLGSITRVCANRFGASLTYVSLEPGKEAAPGQIDLATMKWLGNKAVITGITGHPLEHTVSPAMHNAAFRALRLPGMYFKLPAAPVELGSVTEMMLELDMRGMNVTIPHKESVISLLDRLDLNAIKVGAVNTIINDKGTLIGSNTDLYGVAKTFELANFDAKDKDVLVVGAGGASRAVCAYLSEAGAKVKITNRTNTKAASLADKFDNVTAVEFDSLAKGKFAAVVNCTPVGMKGFPNELPLPIETIQNGMLVLDTIYNPTVTKLMEVAQERGATPVSGKNMLIYQALKAFELWTGKAPTYEVMEQAFREALP, encoded by the coding sequence ATGCAAAACTGCGTATCGATCATCGAGACCGGCCTGGACGATGCCATCGAGGCTTCGCGGAAAGCCGTCGGCCTGGGCGCCGACCTGATAGAGGTCAGGTTCGACAATTTTGCCCAGCTCCCTCAGGACTTCTCCGGCTTCAAGGAGTTCCAGATACCGAAGATCGCGACACTGCGATCGGCGGCCCAGGGCGGGAATTACAAGGGCAGCGACGAGAACAAGCTCAGGTTCCTGGTCAGGGCCTATAACGGGGCATTCGATTTCATCGACCTTGAGGACGATTTCCCGCTGCTTCACCGTCGGGACCTGGACGGGATCAGGATCATCGTTTCCTCGCATATCTTTGATGCAAGCCCTCGACTGATGACCGTGGTCGACCGCCTTGTCGCCAACGGGTCGAAGGGGGACACGCCGAAGGTCGTCTACAGGGCCGAAACGCTCACCGATGTGGCATCGCTGGTGGCGGCCGGTAAGCTTTACGCGCTGGCGGAGAGGAAGTTCGCATTGATCGGGATGGGCCCGCTGGGCAGCATCACCCGGGTCTGTGCCAACCGTTTCGGGGCCAGCCTTACCTATGTTTCCCTCGAGCCGGGCAAGGAAGCTGCGCCGGGACAGATCGATCTGGCCACCATGAAATGGCTGGGAAACAAGGCGGTCATCACCGGGATCACCGGACATCCGCTGGAGCATACCGTGTCCCCGGCCATGCACAATGCCGCCTTCCGGGCGCTTCGACTTCCGGGGATGTACTTCAAGCTCCCCGCGGCACCGGTGGAACTCGGATCGGTCACCGAAATGATGCTTGAACTGGACATGCGGGGCATGAACGTCACCATTCCCCACAAGGAATCGGTCATCTCGCTCCTCGACCGTCTGGACCTGAACGCCATCAAGGTCGGCGCGGTCAACACTATCATCAACGACAAAGGGACGCTCATAGGCAGCAACACCGACCTCTATGGAGTGGCCAAGACCTTCGAGCTGGCCAATTTCGACGCCAAGGACAAGGACGTCCTGGTGGTGGGCGCCGGCGGGGCATCAAGGGCGGTGTGCGCATACCTCAGCGAGGCCGGTGCAAAGGTCAAGATCACGAACCGCACCAATACCAAAGCGGCGTCACTGGCCGACAAGTTCGACAACGTCACGGCGGTGGAGTTCGATTCCCTGGCGAAGGGCAAGTTCGCGGCCGTGGTCAACTGCACGCCGGTCGGCATGAAGGGCTTCCCGAACGAACTACCGCTTCCCATCGAGACCATCCAGAATGGGATGCTGGTCCTGGACACCATCTATAATCCGACGGTTACAAAGCTGATGGAGGTGGCCCAGGAGAGAGGGGCAACACCCGTCTCAGGCAAGAACATGCTGATCTATCAGGCCCTGAAGGCTTTCGAGCTCTGGACCGGCAAGGCCCCAACATACGAGGTGATGGAGCAGGCCTTCAGGGAGGCGCTCCCATGA